GTTTACTCCCAACAATCCTTCGACGGCGCACCAATAGCTTTTCCGATTTATCCAGGGAGATAGCTATTGTGGCTGGTGAAGATGTTGATGGTAGAGGAAGACTGGAGTAGCGAATTCTTCACCGGAGAGGAAGAGATGGATATGAAAGAGAAGAGGCCATAGCAGCATAAGCTTTGGAGGAGAGGAGATTGCGAATCCGCAAGGCCTTGGGCTTTTTTATGGCCTATAAAAAAGGAACATCAATCTCCATCGTTACAGAAAATGAATAGGTATCATCTTGCGAAGGAAACTGAAaggattttttagaaaatttattgcTGAGATACTATATACTCGTGTTTCAATGGCATAATGGAAAAAAGCGATTCCAATGCAATTAAGCTGAAGTGACATATCTTACTGTTTTCATTGGTTGATTTAATATACATATGTGGACAGATTCAATGGAGCTCATGTTCCTTTTTACTTATTGTTTGATCTTCCATTTTACACTAATAAAATGAACAGGTGGTTAATACTCatggggtcagctgaccccccTCCTCCTTGACCACCTGCGCCACTGCATATATGTGTAGTCGTGTAGAGGTGGTTAAAGATCAGAGTAATGCATGCCAATTATTTCCCCCACTGCATTATGTTTTACCAATGCTTCTACTTTTTATCGTTGGCATAATTATAGACATAGACACCGAGAGAAACCGCGTCCTGTCCTCTTTTGGTGAGGTGGCCATGTTGCGTTCCATGCCGGTCTCAAGCAAACTTTTAAACATTTCTCTTAGAAATCTCACGagaaatatatgttttcaaGCATCACGAGTATATGTATAATTGTTTttctatacatatatatacatgcatagcATCTATGTTTTCGTGATCGAACATTTGATGGCACCTCAATTAGTTTATTTTCCCAGCTCAATTAGTTTATTTTCCCAATTAGTTTATTTTCCCAGCTCATTGGTATATACTAGTATGGCTGTTAATTTTTCTCATATACGATAAGAAGAAGTCATAATCATATTCGGCAACCATgttcactttaaaaaaatatatataaggaaTAAATGATCGCTTGATGATTTTATGAGCTGGAAAAAGTTAATAGTATGATTTCACGGAAACTGAACCACTAGTTGTAAAGGCTGCAATATTTTTATGGACTTGACAGGGTAAGCATAAGATTAGATATGTGGCATTTTCTTGGGCAAAGGTATTTGTctcaattaaataaaataaatacactTACTTGTACACACATGTGCATGTGAACCCACATGGATATGAGgtagaacaaaagaaaaaatgttgCATCCATGACTAGGTGCAAAATGATTTCTGCCACAAAATATTAAAAGCTACGGTTCTAACATCTACCTAAACATAGTTAACTTCTTTAGTAAATGCTACAACAACGAGACAATTTAAGAGTTTCATAAATTGTTTGGGATGTCGATGAATccaattagaaaataaataaaagagttAACAAGTAAGAGTAATCATAAAAACTTTATAAGAAAAGACAGTAAAGTAATCATTATGCTTGAGAAACCTAGCTGATTACGATAAACTTGATGTAACTTTAATGATATGAAAATTGACAGGATCGACCAAACATTTTAAGTGTTGATGTGGAGGTATCAACTCCCATCGATCTTGCTTAAAGTTCCAAACTAAACGATAATCAACAACTTGTTCTTAACAACCTTTGTTCCATATAAGACAAGTATATTGTAGATAAATGATGCTCTCAAATAATTATCTCATACACTAAGTCCTCAACTGTTTTCTGAGACTCGTTTGAAATCTACTTTAAATGGCAAAAGAAAAGTTAAATAAACTTATGTTTTAAATATGGCCTTACcaaatcatctttttttttgaatttgaatctGAAAGGTGGGTAGCTAAATTTGCAGACTCAGCTAAGAACTTGAATAGACCCGTTACCTAAAGTTACCTGGAGCCGTTACCTAAAGTTTTACTTATTACATGGACTTTGTAATATCTATTTAGATACTTAGTGTTAGAACAAGATTATTGGTGTATCTTAGGTAGAATCTTAAAGGAGGACCACAAAAATTGTAAAACCGAGGagaaaaatttgttaattaagtGACATTTTCTTTTGGTCTTTGTACTGTTTGCGGGCTTCACTGACGCGTGGCGGTCCGCGTTTGGttcatttttctttcatttttattttttttagatcagaaaaaaaaaagaagaaaatttaaGAACCCCGGTAATGATGTTAGTCACCTTTAAAAACATAACTTGAAACTGAAGAAAGGCAGAAACATTGAACTTTAGCCCTTTTGATAAAGGGTTTCTTTCTTCATGCCATTTTATTGCATAGTCGGTTTGGTTAGAGAGCAGGAGTCAATAATAGGTCTgagagaaataaatatatattttttgaatccaCACTTTAGCAATGATATATTTAACAGCTGATAAACCCCtttcaaaactaattaaaattaagaagaaaaaaacattgaacGTATTTTTCAACTAAACTTCAACAAACTATCTAAACGAATTCAAATTCAGACCAACAATTTTGAAAATCGATCAATTTAAACCCCACCTCGAAAAAATCAATCAGACAAAGGACCTGGTGAACCAGATGAACGAGAAACCTCCTCAATGAGCCTCGTGACTTCAGGCATTGAAGGACGACTATCTGGATACTGAGCAGTGCAGCTTATACCAATCTTCAAAAGCCTGATCATATTCTCATTATCCCCATCTTGATACCTTGTGAGCTCTGGATCAAACACATCTGAAGTAGATTGTTGTTCAGTGATCGACGAAACCCATCTCGGTAAATCTACTCCCTCTTCGCTTAACTGCTGATGCGTTGGAGATTTCCctacaaaacaaaattcaatCTTTAAATCACATTTTCACCAAAAATACAGTTAACAAGATCTATGTGGTGTACCTGTGAGTAGTTCCAGAATGAGAACACCAAAGCTGTAAACATCAGCCTTTTGAGAGATTCTACGAGCATCGGTTACTTCAGGAGCACGGTAACCTTCAATACGGTTAGGCGTAGACGTAGGACTGATCATAGGGGCAAGACAGTAATCAGAGACCTTAGCCTCGTAGGATTCAGACAAGAGAATGTTAGAAGACTTAATGTTCCCATGAGACGTTGTCGCGTCACGTGAATGAAGATAACTAATAGCTCTCGCCGCTCCTAAAGCTATACCAGCTCTCGTTTCCCAATTCAACGGACTTCTACCACTTCCTTTGTTCCCTGTCAATCCCAAAAGATTAACTTATCTATGACATCACTAAAACAAACATTCAAAAGTTAAAACGTTTTTGTACCGTGTAATAACGCGGACAAGCTTCCTCTCGACATGTACTCGAACACAACGAGCTTCTCGTCGCGGCTGAAGTAATAAGCGATCAACGTCACGAGATTCACGTGGCTGATCGATCCAAGAGCCTGCATTTTCTCTCTGAACTCCTTCTCAGGCACCACCACGTCTCTCAACCGCTTCACAGCCACCACCAGTCCGTGATCGAAACTCGCCTTGTACGAGGATCCGAACGTTCCTTTACCGAGAACCTCCGCGGACGCCTTCAGCAATCCGTCGAGATCGAATTGCCCGAACGATTTCACGAAAAAGGTTAGATCTTTACTCACCGGTGCACCAGACGACGGCGTAGCCACCGGAGGAGGGACGTTAGCCACCGTCGACGTTTCCTTTGCTGATGAGGCTGGGACGGGAGCTGCTGCTTCGATGTTTCTCGACTCCACATTGTTctctttcttgttcttctttctGCAGAGACAGAACAGGAGCAAGAGGAGTAAGATAAGCCCCAAGACACCCGCAATCACTATTCCGACGATGGCTCCGGCTGATAACTTATCGCTTTTGCCTTTTCCGGTAGTCTCAGTCCCGTTTCCGGTGACGGAGCAGGCGGCTAACGGCTTACCGCATAGAGAGTTACCTTCAAAAGCGGTTATGGGCATACCGGATAACTGATCCGGTATCGACCCGTTTAGCTGATTCGACGACACATTGAACTGTTGCAACGGGATCTTAATCTCAGGGATCGGACCGGTGAGCTGGTTATCTTCCAAGTAAAGAGTAGCTAACCGGTTCGCCGAATTGACGTTAACCGGGATCGAACCGGAGAAGTTGTTCTGCGCAAGGTTGATTCGAATCACGTTAGGTAAAGTGAAGAGAAACGAAGGAATCTCGCCTGAAAACGCGTTTCCTTGGAGGTAAAGGTAACGGAGTAGAGTCAGGTTAGCGAAATCCGGAGGGATTGGACCGGTTAAGGAGTTAAACCGGAAAGATACGGTATGGAGCTGGGTTAAGTTTCCGATTGCGATTGGTAGTGGTCCAGATAAACCCACGCCGGGTAACCGGAGAGCTGAGACCCGACCCGCATCGCATTGGACTCCTCCCCAAGTACACGGCGGCGCGGTTAGGTTCCAGAGTAAAGGACGGCCGTGGACGCCGTCACGGAGAGCGATTAGTGCTCGTCTGTCAGCTGCTAGATCTGATGTCACGGTGGCGAGAGAGAGTAGGAAGAAGAAAACGGAGAGACCTAAAGTGGtcttgttcttcatcttcttcttgccaaAAGTTTAATCCTTTCGGACAGTGGTTGGCTCTCTCTATTTCAGTGCCTGAAATCGAGTAGGAAAATGAGTTTAAAGAGATTTTGTCGGAAAAATCTTTGTATGTTTTTTGACTGCGTGTAGAACAGtgtttagaaagagaaaatCACGGAAGAAAATCCTACTTTTCTCCCTCTCTAATAGTCCAATGTATCTATATACCTGTATATCTCGCCGGCTATATCAGAAGATGatgaaggaagagagagagagagagagagaggcactAATTCAGTTCAGTCTGCTGTGAATGGAAAGAAAAggttattttttgaattttatctttTACTGAAATCTAGAGAATCTCTCttttaaatattctttattttatttaaagcaagaaaattatcaaaaaataattttgtttcctttgttttttttaattcttattgtgtaatatatcattttttatcaaaccatgtaatatatcatttatgtatatctatatatatatataaatatatttgtctCTCTCCTAGGCTATCCACGTGGAAAGTCACTCTCTGACATGCCGACAATTGTCTCtgggttttatttttttggctgGGCTTGAGTTTAACTTTGGGCTTATACTATGAACAATTGACAGGgctttttactctttaatattattgaatgtgttaattatttcttaatacatagtacataaaaaaaacacacattaCGATATGGACGTTATATTATCATGTAAGCAATCTTTACCCTATGTACCTTgtgataatttataaagtagcaacgaattttaagtatataaacagTCAACAGCAGTGTGttgaatattatattcatatgatttaaaagcctttataaatttttatttttaaacatacacCAAAAACTTTACGAAAGTAAATATCCATTCAGGTTCTCAACCACTTCAAATACCACCAAcgccaaaaaaatttaatcaagtacacgaaaactataatatatttaaaactacaataaatacattagttaatgaaaaatcttttttaaaaaatattatggatcatacataaatattaagaGAAAGGTgtaaaaggaaataaaagtaacaataacttgaagaacaaaatgtataagactgagaatatttatgatttgtggtctaagatatattcaacttattGTCCTAATCAAGGTGGAATAAacattgaataatattttttaaaaaattatatatacatagagATATTTTTAGTGGTAGGGTATATTTATAATTTCCAATATTTGGtcaaataaagaaaatagaaataaccatgaaaataaaactactttaaataacttaatcaaaacaacaactacgTACAACTAAACCCGATGAACGTCCCAACCTCAAAAGAAAGATGATATAAGAGCAAAAATCCCAAGACATGATATATAGTTTTGTACTAACAGCTTACCAACCAATTTAATTTACATAGTTCATTCAACAGTAATCAAATCAAGCAAATATCCCTAATCAAAGCAAATACTGGTAGTTTCATAGTCTATTTAGTATTCAGATACATTAACATGTACAATATTTAagtaatatgtatatttttatatgatacaaatttatattaaacattcATTCTAACtgtttaaattgtttaaaatataggGAGGTCCAGggagatttatattaatgaagGTAGTAAAATCCAGagagatttatatatttaaaatagtaataaatgtaaaatccagggagatttgaaattttgaacaATGTTATTCGACCCAAAAATAAATGGTATTGATAGGCCTCAAGTTTAGTTTCAGCCCAGGTAATAGATATTATAGTAAAGCTAGTTGTAGATCGTGAACCTATCTCATATTGATAGCCCATAAAATTTATTCATACAAATTATAGAGATTGGGGTTTTAttcgaattattattttgaagcCCATTTGATTGCATGGGGCATACTACTCAACGAGCATATGTGGACGAACAAAAGTAGTAAATGCCAAATGGTTAGTAAATGGGTGGACCATTTACTGGCGTGGAGTATTGGTGGGACGGGACCTGCTAGGGAAATGTCTAGGATGGTCTATTGGATCAGGAGCAGGAGTTGGAATCTGGAGGGAACCGTGGCTCTCAATTGTTTGAACCGAAAATGATGTGTTTGTCGGATTcaaatgaagaatttaagaaatagaTTTCTTAAATTCTTGAGGCTTAAGAGAAATCAACATAGAAATCAAATAGAAaatgaacataaaaaaaatttattgattaaagATTATATTACATGTATGATTACAAGTGTAAATAAATCTAAGAATCAATAAGCTCTTTGTATGAAGTGTTTTAAGTCTAAAATGGGAAGAAGAGGATCTTTCTCATAAGGATGTAcctccttatttatagaaagatgAAGCCTAGGGCTTCCTAGCAATATGAGCCTAGTTCAATGTCTAATGGGCCTTGAGGAGGATGTAAATCCATCcccaacagtaagtccccccaagTTCGTTGAGAGAGATGGAATCGATCTCTGCAAAGTTTACGAATAGGATTTATTAGACAATGAACTAGACATACTCATGCCTATGACGGTTTAGGCGAGTTTATTTCGAACTTGTGCCTAGTAAAAAGCGAGTTTGCTTTAAACTCGTGCTTAGCGAAAGACGAGTTTACTTGACTCATGCTAAGACAGAGGCGAGTTTACTGAGAACTCGTGCCTAGTAGAAGGAGAGCTTTTGTAAACTCATGCCTAGCCAAAGATGagtttttgtaaactcgtgTGTAACAATAAGCAAGTCGACCGCAAACTCGTGCCTAATAAAAAGCAAGTTCAATTTAAACTTGTGCCTAAAGTACACGTTTACCGAACTATTGCCGACCCGAAGTCTCGCGTTGAGATCGTGTGTAGATCAGTGTGAGGAGATGATTTATTTACTGTCACCGCCCCTCAGAAGGTTAGGTTTGTCGGCAACTAGCTGTTGGTGTGACGCGCCGTACGGTTTCTGTGACGGTGATTTCGTAAAGATGAGACCGAGCTGGTTACATCCTTCGCCAAGATCACACAAAGTAATGAACGAGTTCAAAGATACTTTCTTGTGAGACGGGTTGCGACACCGGGATGATGTACAGGTCTACCGGAGTACTAAGCTTCAAAAAGATTAAAACTTGTTAGCAACTACAGGCCGTAAAATGTTGACATAATCAAATTAGATGACTTGGAACACAAGTCAATTTGCTACTGTAGTTGCTATTGCTTCCGTAAATATTTAATCACGTGGTtagataataaattattaaagaaGCAAACTATAACTTGACGACACTTTAAAGCTTGTAAATCCGTAAGgataataataatttgataaGGTTGTTAGGAAAACTTATCTTATTGTGTTTTTCGGCATGTGATTGACCTTGTCGTGGCGTTGGAGAAACGCATTATTCAACGAGTTCGTTATCCGCAAGAACAAGATGCCGAGAGCGACGATAACGGTGACGTCTGATATCCTCGGCGAGGCGTTTCAATTCAAGCTTGTCTTCGAGAGGTTCTTGATCTCAACGCTTCCTGTTCCGAAGATCTGCTCTCCCTCGAACAAGTCGGGAAGCTTCTGGGCTCGTTTCTGTCATGTCAAGAGGAGATCATAAACTTGATGCGCTGCTCGTACCAAAGTGGCGAGCCCTTGGTCATGACCCTCCATTCTGCTAATTTCACTGATCAAACTCGGCGAGGAGACAGAGTTTGAAGGTGTGCTTGCCGAGAAGAGACGATGAGCTCGAACTCCTTTCTTCCTCAGTCTCTTGTAGGAAAAGGGGTGTGAGTGATCAGTTGTATGAACCGTGATCAAGTTACGAGCTTGTAATCGGTGAAGCGTTGTAATAGGAAGCGAGGTGAAGCTTCTTCTCCACGTCCAATGTATAGTTGATTGAGCGGGGAGTAGAATCATGTGAACCAAGATCTTCAACTCGCCAAGAACGAGACGCATAGGACCATTACCGAACGAGATATATGTCCCCAAACACTTAGAAGGCACGTCTGAGCTCTTCCTCCACGTCTGTTCGTAGTCTCTTGTCACCGTTTCTCCCCGTTTCTCCCGGATGGCTCTGTTTTGGACATCCGAGAACGAGAGTCTCGAACAGCTTATCCTATCTTATGATGAACAAACCGGAAGGTGTAAGCTGAGAACGAGAGAAAGATAGTCCAGCAGCGTTCTTATCCATTCCGATGAAACCAAAATCCATATGTAAGAGAACCATGAGTTGAGTTGCCGTGACTGCAGAGACCGAAGCGTTTGATAACGAGATGCCGAGATGGTTTTGACGAGACGCCTTTGCCGAGTTCCAAGCTTAACGAGATCAAAGCATCTTTGATCTGAAGAAGAAACAAGTTTCCGAGGTCGCCGAGAGCTGTACGCGGCTTGCCTACTTCCACATCTCTGCCACCGTGGCGGGATGAGTTCGTCGTCTTTAAGAACGAGATGCCAAGATAAAGACTTTAGCTTTGCCAAGATAAAGTCTCGAGCTTTCCGAAGCAGCGATTCGAAACGGAGCTGATCCTTGGGAGACGGGGAGCGGAGCTTCGAAGCTTAACGAGGAGCTCTGGATCCACTTTGCGCAGAAGCGGGCCCGATGCCGCCAACTTCACTGGCGGGTCCCGAAAGTTTCACCGGCGGATCGAGACTGAAGCAACACCACATACTCTTTTTGAGAGGAAGGAACGGAACAGCCGTCGCGAATTAGAGGATGTCGAGGTCTTCCATTGCTGTCTCCATCTTGGCTTCGAGCTCGAGGAAGAACCATCGCAGTTACGGCTTCCACGTTGTCGATCTATGGTCCTCCACGGATGGCGATGGATCGAGGCACAGACACAGCTAAGAAAGCTTCGAACTTTCCCCTCACCAAAGCCGTGTATTGGTGAAGAAACAAGACGacattgttgattttttttttttttaccctagatctagggttttctCAAGTTTGATATGCTATCAAGATTGTTCTCTTtggccccctccttctagcgccaactgtttgaaccgAAAATGGTGTGTTTGTCGGATTCATacaatgaagaatttaagaaatagaTTTCTTAAATTCTTGAGGCTTAAGAGAAATCAACATAGAAATCAAATGGAAAATGAacatcaaaaataatttattgatTAAAGATTATATTACATGTATGATTACAAGTGTAAATAAATCTAAGAATCAATAAGCTCTTTGTATGAAGTGTTTTAAGTCTAAAATGGGAAGAAGAGGATCTTTCTCATAAGGATGTagctccttatttatagaaagatgAAGCCTAGGGCTTCCTAGCAATATGAGTCTAGTTCAATATCTAATGGGCCTTGAGGAGGATGTAAATCCATCCCCAACATCAATGTCGAAAACTTTATCACCAATAGGCCCCCCAACGACTGAAACCAGTGAATGGTGTGTTGATAAGCTCGTGCTACCTGGAACTAACGACTGGAATGTGGAGCTGATCTGACGAATCCTCCCCCAGTACGAAGAGATCATCCGGAAAATAATCCCAAGCGCTCTGCCAGCACCTGATGACTGTGTCTGGCTTCATACGACCTCTGGTGCGTATTCAACCAAGTCGGGATATGCTGTAGCTAAACTCTATAATGGATCACCGGAAGATCACGCTTTCAACTGGAAGAAGTGTGTGTGGCAAGTCGATACGTCCCCTAAGATCAAGCACTTTTTGTGGAAATCTAACAATGAGGCGCTACCAGTAGGCTCTGTTCTGGAAAACAGAGGTTTAGTGGTGAACTCTGTTTGTAAGAGATGCGGCGAGCGAGAGACCGAGATACACGTTCTACTGCAGTGCCCGTTTGGGAACTTGTTCCCTGCTTGTTTAAACCAAATGGCACGGCAACAACCTCGATAGCGCTTCTCCTTCAACAATGCCGTAAGATGATCTCCTTACCGCCCATAGGACTAGGGTCTACGCCTTTATACTCGTGGATCTTATGGGTTCTCTGGACCAATAGAAACAAATTGTTATTTGAGAACAGGAGGTTCTCAGAGCAAGATACAGTTCTTAAAGCTATTCAAGACGCTAGAGCTTTGAGGGCAGCTCACACAAATGTCTCAAAGCCTTCCTTACCACAGTGTGTGGTTCAACAAACATGTGTACCAACTAGGCGTGGGCGTTTGGGTACCCGTTGgcgttcggatcgggtttttcgtattttcgggttttcgggtttacgCTCATAGgtcccatactaaaattttattactacgggtcgggttcggataataacactccgggttcggttcaaaattgtattgcgtcttaaaacccataaagtaatcatatatcatacgaattcgggttatatcggttcggttcagatatAACCgaagtaaaatacaaaaattttgaagcaaaacataagaaaaacatctaaattaaataaaaattaatctatcacacataaattgataaaataacaataaaatgttaaatcaagcatgaaaacaaacattatttgtaaacaatatgtattgccttatagagagtagactttttatttcaatgagcaaattataaaatacttatttataactaattgtgtacttaaattatttattaaaattttaatatttattattatatatcatactaccacaaatattgaatttaataattgaaatacttatatatatttcaaaatatttatattaactattaattttggatttttcgggttaccAGTTCgagttcggttaataacacttcgggttcggatattttttgtaccaccctacatgacccgttcgggtatttttacatttcgggtcggataacgggttgggtttttcggttcggattcggttcggatttcgggttccggattttatgcccaggcctagtaCCAACTGCTAACTCTTATACTTGGACATCTTTTTCTGATGCAGCTTGGGACTCTTCAACTGGGAACTGTGGAATGGGCTGGCAACTCTGTGACGCCAACAACTCCATCATCGAATGCTCCTCCTCTCACCGACGTTTTGTGCCTTCGGCTCTGGTGGCCGAAGCCTTGGCGGTAAAAGCGGCACTTGCAGCTGCAGTGTCTTCTCATGTCAGTAGCATCATTATGTACTCTGACTCCAAGAATCTCATTTTGCTGTTGAACTCTCAAGGGCAGGATGTGGCTCTGAATGGCGTGCTCCATGACATTGTTATGTTGGCTCGTTCCTTCACCTCTATCTCGTTTATTTACATTCCGCGTTTAGCTAATGTTCAGGCTGACTTAATTGCTAAAGCAGCCCTGTCTGCGATTTCTTCCTCTGCTTCGTTTGTAGAATGACGTTATGGTATTAAGTAATCtttggtttgatcaaaaaaaaaatggttcttCCTACCCAACAAATGTTTATACCATATGATCCGCGGTTAACAAAACTATGCCCATAAAAACTCTAACCATCTATTCAACAAACAAGATGACGCTATCACGTCAACAATCGTCAAAGAATTTG
This genomic stretch from Brassica napus cultivar Da-Ae chromosome C9, Da-Ae, whole genome shotgun sequence harbors:
- the LOC106372227 gene encoding probable inactive receptor kinase At5g16590; the encoded protein is MKNKTTLGLSVFFFLLSLATVTSDLAADRRALIALRDGVHGRPLLWNLTAPPCTWGGVQCDAGRVSALRLPGVGLSGPLPIAIGNLTQLHTVSFRFNSLTGPIPPDFANLTLLRYLYLQGNAFSGEIPSFLFTLPNVIRINLAQNNFSGSIPVNVNSANRLATLYLEDNQLTGPIPEIKIPLQQFNVSSNQLNGSIPDQLSGMPITAFEGNSLCGKPLAACSVTGNGTETTGKGKSDKLSAGAIVGIVIAGVLGLILLLLLLFCLCRKKNKKENNVESRNIEAAAPVPASSAKETSTVANVPPPVATPSSGAPVSKDLTFFVKSFGQFDLDGLLKASAEVLGKGTFGSSYKASFDHGLVVAVKRLRDVVVPEKEFREKMQALGSISHVNLVTLIAYYFSRDEKLVVFEYMSRGSLSALLHGNKGSGRSPLNWETRAGIALGAARAISYLHSRDATTSHGNIKSSNILLSESYEAKVSDYCLAPMISPTSTPNRIEGYRAPEVTDARRISQKADVYSFGVLILELLTGKSPTHQQLSEEGVDLPRWVSSITEQQSTSDVFDPELTRYQDGDNENMIRLLKIGISCTAQYPDSRPSMPEVTRLIEEVSRSSGSPGPLSD